The following coding sequences are from one Streptomyces sp. NBC_01485 window:
- a CDS encoding DMT family transporter — MSVLVLVLAVSAACCLGFGFVLQQNAAQRAPLGDFLSPRLLLDLIRVPRWLGGIGLMVAGMVLGAIALGQGEISLVEPLLATNLLFALALSRRQTKQPLGRQGWSGLALLAGGVTTFIVAGEPRGGSAVTDPLRHWLIIGVMIGTALLLTTYAKRSRLSAGPVLLATAAGLLYGVQDALTRVSGQRFSADGLGELLTSWQPYAVLALGVTGLVLVQSAFETAPLRMSLPALTAAQPLAGIICGVGFLGDRLHTDTGALAWEAAGLAAIVAGIVLLGLHPAMPRGTAPHERVPDLQPQ, encoded by the coding sequence GTGTCGGTTCTGGTTCTGGTCCTCGCCGTGAGCGCCGCCTGCTGCCTGGGCTTCGGATTCGTGCTCCAGCAGAACGCCGCCCAGAGGGCCCCGCTCGGCGACTTCCTCTCGCCTCGGCTGCTGCTCGACCTCATCAGGGTGCCGCGCTGGCTGGGCGGCATCGGCCTCATGGTGGCCGGCATGGTGCTGGGCGCGATCGCGCTCGGCCAGGGCGAGATCTCCCTGGTGGAACCGCTGCTCGCGACGAACCTGCTGTTCGCCCTCGCGCTCTCCCGCCGCCAGACGAAGCAGCCGCTGGGCCGCCAGGGCTGGTCGGGCCTGGCCCTGCTGGCGGGCGGGGTGACGACGTTCATCGTGGCGGGCGAACCGCGCGGCGGCAGCGCGGTCACCGATCCGCTGCGGCACTGGCTGATCATCGGCGTGATGATCGGCACGGCCCTGCTGCTCACCACGTACGCCAAACGCTCGCGCCTGAGCGCGGGCCCGGTGCTGCTGGCCACCGCGGCCGGTCTGCTGTACGGCGTCCAGGACGCGCTGACCCGGGTCAGCGGGCAGCGCTTCTCCGCCGACGGCCTCGGCGAGCTGCTGACCAGTTGGCAGCCGTACGCGGTGCTGGCCCTCGGCGTGACCGGGCTGGTGCTGGTCCAGAGCGCCTTCGAGACGGCCCCGCTGCGCATGTCCCTGCCCGCGCTGACGGCGGCCCAGCCGCTCGCCGGGATCATCTGCGGGGTCGGCTTCCTCGGTGACCGGCTGCACACCGACACCGGCGCACTGGCCTGGGAGGCGGCGGGGCTGGCGGCGATCGTCGCGGGCATCGTCCTCCTCGGACTGCACCCGGCGATGCCCCGGGGCACGGCCCCGCACGAGCGGGTGCCGGACCTCCAGCCCCAGTAG
- a CDS encoding M1 family metallopeptidase has protein sequence MAVQQAVGPDPYFPGNGDSRYRVHRYELALDYRPGPNRLSGTARINAIAGRSPLTEFQLNLADFKIGRIRVDGRQPHYTHRGGRLRIRPAKPIRAGAAFTVEVHWSGNPKPVNSPWGGIGWEELGDGALVASQPVGAPSWYPCNDRPADKASYLISITCPSSYSVVAGGRLLTRTTKASTTTWVYEQAAPTSSYLVGLSIGKYQTVLLGDPGLGGVPQHGHLPAHLLAEFSRDFARQPGMMHLFQQLFGPYPFDEYAVVVTEEELDVPVEAQGLSLFGANHVDGARGSERLVAHELAHQWFGNSVSIADWRHIWLNEGFAKYAEWLWSERSGGRSAQQLATIAHRLLSAQPQDLRLADPGRKSMFDDRLYERGGLTVHALRCALGDEAFFRMLRAWLALHRNGAVTTSTFTAHAARFAAEPLDDFFEAWVYRGALPPMPLPLAPRGAESA, from the coding sequence GTGGCAGTTCAGCAAGCGGTAGGTCCGGACCCGTACTTTCCGGGCAACGGTGACTCCCGGTACCGGGTGCACCGCTACGAGCTCGCGCTGGACTACCGGCCCGGGCCGAACCGGCTGTCGGGGACGGCGCGGATCAACGCGATCGCCGGGCGGTCGCCGCTCACCGAATTCCAGCTGAATCTGGCCGACTTCAAGATCGGCCGGATCCGGGTGGACGGCCGGCAGCCGCACTACACGCACCGGGGCGGCAGGCTGCGCATCCGTCCCGCCAAGCCGATCCGCGCCGGCGCCGCCTTCACCGTGGAGGTGCACTGGTCGGGCAACCCCAAGCCGGTCAACAGCCCCTGGGGCGGGATCGGTTGGGAGGAGCTGGGCGACGGGGCGCTGGTGGCGAGCCAGCCGGTCGGGGCGCCGTCCTGGTACCCGTGCAACGACCGGCCGGCGGACAAGGCGTCGTATCTGATCTCGATCACGTGCCCGTCGTCGTACTCGGTGGTGGCGGGCGGCCGGCTGCTGACGCGGACCACGAAGGCCTCGACGACCACGTGGGTGTACGAGCAGGCGGCGCCGACGTCGAGCTATCTGGTCGGGCTGTCGATCGGCAAGTACCAGACGGTCCTGCTGGGCGATCCGGGTCTGGGCGGCGTCCCGCAGCACGGGCACCTTCCGGCGCATCTGCTGGCGGAGTTCTCGCGGGACTTCGCGCGCCAGCCCGGCATGATGCACCTCTTCCAACAGCTCTTCGGGCCTTACCCGTTCGACGAGTACGCGGTGGTGGTGACGGAGGAGGAGCTCGATGTCCCCGTCGAGGCACAGGGGTTGTCGCTGTTCGGCGCCAACCATGTGGACGGGGCGCGGGGTTCGGAGCGGCTCGTGGCGCACGAGCTGGCACACCAGTGGTTCGGCAACAGTGTGTCCATCGCCGACTGGCGGCACATCTGGCTGAACGAGGGGTTCGCCAAGTACGCGGAGTGGCTGTGGTCGGAGCGCTCGGGTGGCCGCAGCGCGCAGCAACTCGCCACCATCGCCCACCGGTTGCTGTCCGCGCAGCCGCAGGACCTGCGGCTGGCCGACCCCGGCCGCAAGTCGATGTTCGACGACCGGCTCTACGAGCGCGGCGGCCTCACCGTGCACGCGCTGCGCTGCGCGCTGGGCGACGAGGCGTTCTTCCGGATGCTGCGCGCCTGGCTCGCCCTGCACCGCAACGGCGCGGTGACGACGTCGACGTTCACCGCCCACGCGGCACGGTTCGCGGCGGAGCCGCTGGACGACTTCTTCGAGGCCTGGGTGTACCGGGGGGCGCTGCCGCCCATGCCGCTCCCGTTGGCGCCGCGGGGCGCGGAGTCGGCGTAG
- a CDS encoding Pls/PosA family non-ribosomal peptide synthetase: MAATHESSALGLLDEEIRAQLGDKARFSGGPAASPRTLVDVFDASVRSYPDELALDDGTTPLTYRALAVEVEHLRRRLAAAGAGLGDRVGVRVPSGTNDLYVAILAVLAVGAAYVPVDAEDPDERAELVFGEAEVRAVVGAGHSITVHGDGTSEAVAGRPGPEHDAWVIFTSGSTGRPKGVAVSHRSAAAFVDAEAALFLTEEPIGPIDRVMAGLSVAFDASCEEMWLAWRYGACLVPVPRSQVRSGADLGPWLVEQEITVVSTVPTLAALWEPETLNDVRLLIFGGEACPPELVQRLVTEGREVWNTYGPTEATVVACASLMSGEEPIRIGLPLKGWELAVVDEAGEPVPMGGSGQLVIGGVGLARYLDAEKDAEKYAPLTSLGWERAYRSGDLVRADAEGLVFLGRADEQIKLGGRRIELGEVDAALQALPGVAGAAAAVRTARSGNQLLVGYVVTQDGWDQAAAVQRLRAELPAALVPLLAPVGDLPTRTSGKVDRNALPWPLEGLETGGPAEQLYGTEAWLAEQWTEVLGIPVGSARDDFFAIGGSSLAAAQLTTRLRTRYPSAAVLDVYQQPTLRKLARHLEESAQDDGSVRAVAPVPMRAKVTQLLLLVPLFTLLGLRWTVPLTVLGNLLPAYGWLPAAPWWLVGSGALLLFSPPGRLAIGAGGARLLLRGVQPGRYARGGGVHLRLWTAERLAEFSGATSLTGSWLTRYARALGAKVGPDVDLHSLPPVTGLLKLGRGAAVESEVDLSGHWLDGDRLEIGQVKVGAHAVVGTRSILFPGARVGKRAEVAPGSAVTGQVPTGQRWAGAPAVKLGKAKRNWPKERPARGTYWRVMYGLTGFALTSLPVLAAGAALLVASLFVAPGDGLGEALRGAALALVPATLAFGLAYAVVLLVAVRLLSLGLREGTHPTHSRIGWQAWTVTQLMDLSRETLFPLYAGLVTPVWLRLLGMRIGKGAEVSTVLALPSLTTVGEGAFLADDTLTAPYELGGGWMRIGRAEIGRRAFLGNSGMTAPGRSVPDGGLVGVLSATPKKAKKGSSYLGLPPVKLPRNTAGGDQSRTYEPPARLLWARALVELCRIVPVFCSAGLAVLTVAALCALGVWAPLLSGLVLFAAGVAGALVSVVAKWLLVGRHRSGEHPLWSSFVWRNELADTFVEVVAVPWLAGAAVGTPVLTAWLRGLGARIGRGTWVESYWLPESDLVTLEDGATVNRGCVLQTHLFHDRILRTDTVVLRAGATLGPGGIVLPGSTIGARTTLGPASLVMAAESVPDDTRWLGNPIEAWRP, encoded by the coding sequence ATGGCAGCCACACACGAGAGCAGTGCTCTCGGCCTGCTCGACGAAGAAATCCGCGCACAACTCGGTGACAAGGCACGTTTCTCCGGTGGCCCCGCTGCCTCTCCGCGCACCCTCGTGGACGTCTTCGACGCGTCCGTGCGGTCGTACCCGGACGAGCTCGCCCTGGACGACGGCACCACTCCCCTCACCTACCGCGCCCTCGCCGTCGAGGTGGAGCACCTCCGGCGCCGGCTCGCCGCCGCCGGGGCCGGCCTCGGCGACCGGGTGGGCGTGCGCGTCCCGTCCGGCACCAACGACCTCTATGTGGCGATCCTGGCCGTCCTCGCCGTCGGCGCGGCCTACGTCCCGGTGGACGCCGAGGACCCCGACGAGCGGGCCGAGCTGGTGTTCGGGGAGGCGGAGGTACGGGCCGTCGTCGGGGCCGGGCACTCGATCACCGTCCACGGCGACGGCACCTCCGAAGCGGTCGCCGGGCGGCCCGGTCCCGAGCACGACGCGTGGGTCATCTTCACGTCCGGTTCCACCGGCAGGCCCAAGGGCGTCGCCGTCTCCCACCGCAGCGCCGCCGCCTTCGTGGACGCCGAGGCCGCGCTGTTCCTCACCGAGGAGCCGATCGGGCCCATAGACCGGGTCATGGCAGGACTGTCGGTGGCCTTCGACGCCTCCTGCGAGGAGATGTGGCTGGCCTGGCGGTACGGGGCCTGTCTGGTGCCCGTGCCGCGCTCGCAGGTCAGGAGCGGCGCCGATCTCGGGCCGTGGCTGGTCGAGCAGGAGATCACCGTCGTCTCGACCGTGCCGACGCTGGCCGCGCTGTGGGAGCCCGAGACCCTCAACGACGTACGGCTGCTGATCTTCGGCGGCGAGGCCTGCCCGCCCGAGCTGGTGCAGCGGCTGGTGACGGAGGGGCGGGAGGTCTGGAACACGTACGGGCCGACCGAGGCCACCGTCGTCGCCTGCGCGTCGCTCATGTCCGGCGAGGAGCCGATCCGGATCGGGCTGCCGCTGAAGGGCTGGGAACTGGCCGTCGTGGACGAGGCCGGGGAGCCCGTGCCGATGGGCGGCAGCGGGCAGTTGGTGATCGGCGGGGTCGGGCTCGCCCGGTATCTCGACGCCGAGAAGGACGCGGAGAAGTACGCGCCGCTGACCTCGCTGGGCTGGGAGCGGGCGTACCGCAGCGGTGACCTGGTGCGCGCCGACGCCGAGGGGCTCGTCTTCCTCGGGCGGGCCGACGAGCAGATCAAGCTCGGCGGGCGGCGGATCGAGCTGGGCGAGGTGGACGCGGCACTCCAGGCGCTGCCGGGTGTCGCGGGCGCCGCCGCCGCCGTACGGACCGCGCGCAGCGGCAACCAGCTCCTGGTCGGGTATGTCGTCACACAGGACGGCTGGGACCAGGCGGCGGCCGTGCAGCGGCTGCGCGCCGAGCTGCCGGCGGCCCTGGTGCCGCTGCTCGCGCCCGTCGGCGACCTGCCGACGCGCACGTCCGGGAAGGTCGACCGCAACGCCCTGCCGTGGCCCCTGGAGGGTCTGGAGACGGGCGGCCCGGCCGAGCAGCTCTACGGCACCGAGGCGTGGCTGGCCGAGCAGTGGACGGAAGTCCTCGGCATCCCCGTGGGCAGTGCCCGCGACGACTTCTTCGCGATCGGCGGCAGCAGTCTCGCCGCCGCCCAGCTCACGACGCGGCTGCGCACCCGCTATCCGAGCGCGGCCGTCCTCGACGTCTACCAGCAGCCCACCCTGCGCAAGCTGGCCCGGCACCTGGAGGAGTCCGCGCAGGACGACGGGTCGGTCCGGGCCGTCGCCCCGGTGCCCATGCGCGCCAAGGTGACGCAGCTTCTGCTGCTCGTTCCGCTGTTCACGCTGCTGGGGCTGCGCTGGACGGTGCCGCTGACCGTGCTCGGGAACCTGCTGCCCGCGTACGGCTGGCTGCCGGCCGCGCCCTGGTGGCTGGTCGGGTCGGGCGCGCTGCTGCTGTTCAGCCCGCCCGGACGGCTCGCGATCGGCGCGGGCGGGGCGCGGCTGCTGCTGCGCGGTGTGCAGCCGGGGCGGTACGCGCGCGGTGGCGGTGTGCATCTGCGGCTGTGGACGGCGGAGCGGCTGGCCGAGTTCAGCGGGGCGACCTCGCTGACCGGGTCCTGGCTGACGCGGTACGCGCGGGCGCTGGGCGCCAAGGTCGGGCCGGACGTGGACCTGCACTCGCTGCCGCCGGTCACCGGCCTGCTGAAGCTGGGCCGGGGCGCGGCCGTGGAGTCCGAGGTGGACCTGTCCGGCCACTGGCTGGACGGTGACCGGCTGGAGATCGGCCAGGTCAAGGTGGGCGCACACGCCGTGGTCGGCACGCGCAGCATCCTGTTCCCGGGCGCGCGGGTGGGCAAGCGGGCCGAGGTGGCGCCGGGTTCGGCGGTCACCGGTCAGGTGCCCACCGGTCAGCGGTGGGCGGGCGCGCCCGCGGTCAAGCTCGGCAAGGCCAAGCGCAACTGGCCCAAGGAGCGGCCGGCCCGGGGCACGTACTGGCGGGTGATGTACGGCCTGACGGGTTTCGCGCTGACCTCGCTGCCGGTGCTGGCGGCGGGCGCCGCCCTGCTGGTGGCGAGCCTGTTCGTGGCCCCGGGCGACGGGCTGGGCGAGGCGCTGCGGGGCGCCGCGCTGGCCCTGGTGCCGGCCACGCTCGCCTTCGGGCTCGCGTACGCGGTGGTGCTGCTGGTCGCCGTACGGCTGCTGAGCCTCGGTCTGCGCGAGGGGACGCATCCGACGCACAGCAGGATCGGCTGGCAGGCCTGGACCGTCACGCAGCTCATGGACCTCTCACGGGAGACCCTCTTCCCGCTGTACGCGGGGCTGGTCACGCCGGTGTGGCTGCGGCTGCTGGGGATGCGGATCGGCAAGGGCGCCGAGGTGTCGACCGTCCTCGCGCTGCCCAGCCTGACCACGGTCGGCGAGGGCGCGTTCCTGGCCGACGACACGCTGACCGCGCCGTACGAGCTCGGCGGCGGCTGGATGCGGATCGGGCGTGCGGAGATCGGGCGGCGGGCGTTCCTCGGCAACTCGGGGATGACCGCGCCGGGGCGCAGCGTGCCGGACGGCGGGCTGGTGGGCGTGTTGTCGGCGACGCCGAAGAAGGCGAAGAAGGGCAGCTCCTACCTGGGGCTGCCGCCGGTGAAGCTGCCGCGGAACACGGCCGGCGGCGACCAGAGCCGGACCTACGAGCCGCCCGCGCGGCTGCTGTGGGCGCGTGCCCTGGTGGAGCTGTGCCGGATCGTGCCGGTGTTCTGCTCGGCGGGGCTGGCCGTGCTGACGGTGGCGGCGCTGTGCGCGCTGGGCGTCTGGGCGCCGCTGCTGTCCGGGCTGGTGCTCTTCGCGGCGGGGGTGGCGGGCGCGCTGGTCTCGGTCGTCGCCAAGTGGCTGCTCGTGGGGCGTCACCGCAGCGGTGAGCATCCGCTGTGGAGCTCCTTCGTGTGGCGCAACGAGCTGGCGGACACGTTCGTCGAGGTGGTGGCCGTGCCGTGGCTGGCGGGCGCGGCGGTGGGCACGCCGGTGCTGACGGCGTGGCTGCGCGGGCTCGGGGCGCGGATCGGCCGGGGCACGTGGGTGGAGAGTTACTGGCTGCCGGAGTCGGACCTGGTGACGCTGGAGGACGGGGCGACGGTGAACCGTGGGTGCGTCCTGCAGACTCACCTCTTCCACGACCGGATCTTGCGGACGGATACTGTTGTTCTCCGTGCGGGCGCCACGCTGGGCCCGGGCGGGATCGTGCTGCCCGGCAGCACGATCGGGGCCCGTACGACCCTGGGTCCCGCGTCGCTCGTCATGGCCGCGGAGTCCGTCCCGGACGACACCCGCTGGCTCGGCAACCCGATCGAGGCATGGCGTCCCTGA
- a CDS encoding cytochrome b/b6 domain-containing protein: MSLRAEAPAAPTVRRFTRAERWVHRTTAVLMGVCVVTAAFLYIPEFAELVGRRELVVRVHEWAGLALPVPVLAGLASRAFRADLGHLNRFGPHDRRWLRAALHRDKRRESRPAAKFNAGQKVYAAWIAGATLVMLGTGLLMWFTHLTPIMWRTSATFVHDWLALTVGVVLAGHIGMALADPESRRGMRTGSVTREWAEREHRLWRP; this comes from the coding sequence ATGAGCCTACGAGCTGAGGCGCCGGCCGCCCCGACCGTCCGCCGCTTCACCCGCGCCGAACGGTGGGTGCACCGCACCACGGCCGTCCTGATGGGCGTGTGCGTGGTGACGGCGGCCTTCCTGTACATCCCGGAGTTCGCCGAACTCGTGGGCCGCCGTGAGCTGGTGGTCCGCGTCCACGAGTGGGCGGGCCTCGCGCTGCCCGTGCCCGTCCTGGCGGGCCTGGCCTCCCGCGCCTTCCGCGCCGACCTCGGACACCTCAACCGCTTCGGCCCGCACGACCGGCGCTGGCTGCGCGCCGCCCTGCACCGCGACAAGCGCCGGGAGTCGCGTCCGGCGGCCAAGTTCAACGCCGGGCAGAAGGTCTACGCGGCCTGGATCGCCGGGGCGACCCTGGTGATGCTCGGCACGGGCCTGCTCATGTGGTTCACCCACCTCACCCCGATCATGTGGCGCACCAGCGCGACCTTCGTCCACGACTGGCTGGCGCTGACCGTCGGCGTCGTCCTGGCCGGCCACATCGGCATGGCCCTGGCGGACCCGGAGTCCCGCCGCGGCATGCGCACGGGCTCGGTTACCCGCGAGTGGGCGGAGCGGGAACACCGCCTGTGGCGCCCGTAG
- a CDS encoding molybdopterin-dependent oxidoreductase produces the protein MNPEPSGPSEPSGAPEAPGGRGAPVGRRVFLGTLALGALGVVAAPPLQRGLEAFLGSAADNDPTGLTGLLPNGGGFRYYSVTSSVPHKNAVNYRLTVDGLVDRPHTYTLADLRALPQTRMVKDVQCVTGWRVPGTPFEGVRLSALLDAAGVKAKAGAIRFTCFDGAYTESLTLAQARRADVLVALRMQDKDLGHDHGGPVRLYVAPMYFYKSAKWLSGITVTEKVKPGYWEDRGYDVDAWVGRSNGRDDEPTS, from the coding sequence GTGAACCCCGAACCGTCCGGACCCTCCGAACCATCCGGAGCGCCTGAGGCACCCGGCGGACGCGGCGCCCCCGTCGGCCGCCGCGTCTTCCTCGGCACCCTCGCGCTCGGCGCCCTGGGGGTCGTCGCCGCGCCCCCGCTCCAGCGCGGCCTGGAGGCCTTCCTCGGCAGCGCCGCCGACAACGACCCCACCGGCCTCACCGGCCTGCTCCCCAACGGCGGCGGCTTCCGCTACTACTCGGTGACGTCCTCCGTCCCGCACAAGAACGCCGTGAACTACCGCCTCACCGTCGACGGCCTGGTCGACCGCCCCCACACCTACACCCTGGCCGACCTCAGGGCCCTGCCCCAGACCCGGATGGTCAAGGACGTCCAGTGCGTCACCGGCTGGCGGGTGCCGGGCACGCCCTTCGAGGGCGTCCGGCTGTCCGCCCTGCTCGACGCGGCCGGAGTCAAGGCCAAGGCCGGCGCGATCCGCTTCACCTGCTTCGACGGCGCCTACACCGAGAGCCTCACCCTCGCCCAGGCCCGCCGCGCCGACGTCCTGGTCGCGCTGCGCATGCAGGACAAGGACCTCGGCCACGACCACGGCGGCCCGGTCCGCCTCTACGTGGCGCCCATGTACTTCTACAAGTCCGCCAAGTGGCTCTCCGGCATCACCGTCACCGAGAAGGTGAAGCCCGGCTACTGGGAGGACCGTGGCTACGACGTCGACGCCTGGGTCGGCCGTTCGAACGGACGCGACGATGAGCCTACGAGCTGA
- a CDS encoding FadR/GntR family transcriptional regulator: MTTPGRGLHGRVLDALGPAITAGAYPPGSVLRTDELAQRFEVSRSVMREAVRVLESMHLVESRRRVGVTVRPKAEWNVYDPQVIRWRLAGADRPHQLRSLTVLRSAVEPVAAGLAAKYATAEQCAELTECALGMVAHSRGHRLEGYLVHDVAFHRVILAASGNEMFARLGDVVAEVLAGRTHHEVMFEDPDPAAVTLHVQVAEAVREGDAARAEHLTREITVGALQELDVLAP; encoded by the coding sequence ATGACCACTCCGGGCCGGGGTCTGCACGGCCGAGTACTGGACGCCCTGGGCCCCGCGATCACCGCGGGCGCGTACCCGCCGGGCAGTGTCCTGCGCACCGACGAACTGGCCCAGCGCTTCGAGGTCTCCCGCTCGGTGATGCGCGAGGCGGTCCGCGTCCTGGAGTCCATGCACCTGGTCGAGTCCCGCCGCCGGGTGGGCGTGACGGTGCGGCCGAAGGCCGAGTGGAACGTCTACGACCCGCAGGTCATCCGCTGGCGCCTGGCCGGCGCCGACCGCCCGCACCAACTGCGCTCGCTCACCGTCCTGCGCTCGGCGGTCGAGCCGGTCGCGGCGGGCCTGGCGGCGAAGTACGCCACGGCGGAGCAGTGCGCCGAGCTGACCGAGTGCGCGCTCGGCATGGTGGCCCACTCGCGCGGCCACCGGCTGGAGGGGTACCTCGTCCACGACGTGGCCTTCCACCGGGTGATCCTGGCCGCCTCCGGCAACGAGATGTTCGCCCGCCTCGGCGACGTCGTCGCGGAGGTGCTGGCCGGCCGCACGCACCACGAGGTCATGTTCGAGGACCCCGACCCGGCCGCCGTCACGCTCCACGTCCAGGTCGCGGAGGCGGTCCGCGAGGGCGACGCGGCCCGCGCGGAGCACCTCACCCGCGAGATCACCGTCGGCGCCCTCCAGGAACTGGACGTCCTGGCGCCGTAG
- a CDS encoding NUDIX hydrolase, translating to MSAADEILDIVDENDRVVGRSPRGRAYAEGLRHRCVFIQARDAEGRIFVHRRTPTKLVFPSLYDMFVGGVVGAGESYDDAALREAEEELGVSGLARPEFLFKFLYEDGAAGSWWSAVYEVRCELPVNPQVEEVAWHDFLPEAEVERRLSGWAWVPDGLAAYERLRAHRTAG from the coding sequence ATGAGCGCTGCTGACGAGATCCTCGACATCGTCGACGAGAACGACCGGGTCGTCGGGCGGTCCCCGCGCGGGCGGGCCTACGCCGAGGGACTGCGCCACCGCTGCGTGTTCATCCAGGCCAGGGACGCCGAGGGCCGGATCTTCGTGCACCGCCGCACCCCGACCAAGCTGGTCTTCCCCTCCCTGTACGACATGTTCGTCGGCGGGGTGGTCGGCGCGGGCGAGTCCTACGACGACGCCGCCCTGCGGGAGGCCGAGGAGGAGCTGGGGGTGAGCGGTCTGGCGCGCCCGGAGTTCCTCTTCAAGTTCCTCTACGAGGACGGCGCGGCCGGAAGCTGGTGGTCGGCCGTGTACGAGGTCCGCTGCGAGCTGCCGGTGAACCCGCAGGTGGAGGAGGTCGCCTGGCACGACTTCCTGCCCGAGGCTGAGGTCGAACGGCGGCTGTCCGGCTGGGCGTGGGTGCCGGACGGGCTCGCGGCGTACGAGCGGCTCCGGGCGCACCGGACGGCGGGCTGA
- a CDS encoding YchJ family protein yields the protein MSRRTARPRQRVSAAVPAGVSASSAACPCGLSESYEACCGRFHAGAAGGGAPTAEALMRSRYSAFAKGDAGYLLRTWHPRTRPEGLELDPGMRWTGLEILATADGSAFHATGTVEFRASYRGGALHERSRFERLAGAWVYVDGEFPE from the coding sequence ATGTCCCGACGCACCGCCCGCCCGCGCCAGCGCGTGTCCGCCGCCGTCCCGGCCGGCGTCTCCGCCTCCTCTGCCGCCTGTCCCTGCGGTCTCTCCGAGTCGTACGAGGCCTGCTGCGGCCGTTTCCACGCGGGTGCGGCGGGTGGGGGCGCCCCGACCGCCGAGGCGCTCATGCGGTCGCGCTACAGCGCCTTCGCGAAGGGCGACGCGGGGTACCTGCTGCGGACGTGGCATCCGCGGACGCGGCCGGAGGGGCTGGAGCTCGATCCGGGGATGCGGTGGACGGGCCTGGAGATCCTCGCCACGGCCGACGGGAGCGCGTTCCACGCCACCGGGACGGTGGAGTTCCGGGCGTCCTACCGGGGCGGCGCCCTGCACGAGCGCAGCCGGTTCGAGCGGTTGGCCGGGGCGTGGGTGTACGTGGACGGGGAGTTCCCCGAGTAG
- a CDS encoding gluconokinase: MRTPHVVVVMGVAGTGKTTVGPLLAARLGVPYAEADDFHPPASIAKMSAGVPLDDDDRWPWLDAIGGWAAGRAGLGGVVSCSALKRSYRDRLRAAAPGVAFVHLTGDRALIEDRMGHRRGHFMPATLLDSQFAALQPLQPDEAGVAVDVAGPPEEIAGRAATALDA; this comes from the coding sequence ATGCGTACCCCCCACGTCGTCGTGGTCATGGGCGTCGCCGGCACGGGCAAGACCACCGTCGGTCCGCTGCTCGCGGCCCGGCTGGGCGTCCCGTATGCCGAGGCCGACGACTTCCACCCGCCGGCCAGCATCGCCAAGATGTCGGCCGGCGTCCCGCTCGACGACGACGACCGGTGGCCGTGGCTCGACGCCATCGGCGGCTGGGCGGCCGGACGGGCCGGGCTCGGCGGGGTGGTCAGCTGCTCGGCGCTGAAGCGGTCGTACCGCGACCGGCTCAGGGCCGCCGCACCCGGGGTCGCCTTCGTGCACCTCACGGGCGACCGTGCGCTGATCGAGGACCGCATGGGGCACCGGCGGGGTCACTTCATGCCGGCCACGCTGCTGGACTCGCAGTTCGCCGCGCTCCAGCCCCTCCAGCCGGACGAGGCGGGCGTCGCCGTCGACGTCGCCGGCCCGCCCGAGGAGATCGCCGGCCGGGCCGCGACGGCGCTCGACGCCTAG
- a CDS encoding YidH family protein codes for MIEFVQNVRLWFAPEQIREEGSTPDYRFSLANERTFLAWLRTALALIGGGFAVDQFLPDLRWGWRVGLALALLAAGVLCSLRAVNHWMRCERAMRRGEDLPASRFPALLGVVVAVVAVAMVVVVLVGWEG; via the coding sequence GTGATCGAGTTCGTGCAGAACGTCCGTCTGTGGTTCGCGCCCGAGCAGATCCGCGAGGAGGGCAGCACGCCCGACTACCGGTTCTCGCTGGCGAACGAGCGTACGTTCCTGGCCTGGCTGCGCACCGCGCTCGCGCTGATCGGCGGGGGCTTCGCGGTGGACCAGTTCCTGCCGGACCTGCGCTGGGGCTGGCGGGTCGGGCTGGCGCTCGCGCTGCTGGCGGCGGGCGTGCTGTGCTCCCTGCGCGCGGTGAACCACTGGATGCGCTGCGAGCGGGCGATGCGCCGGGGCGAGGATCTGCCGGCGTCCAGGTTCCCGGCGCTGCTGGGCGTGGTGGTCGCGGTGGTGGCCGTGGCGATGGTCGTCGTGGTGCTGGTGGGGTGGGAGGGGTGA
- a CDS encoding DUF202 domain-containing protein, with translation MSGAVVPVRDPGLQPERTRLAWRRTTLASTVAAVLAVRASLHGGVSVSGVVVCALACGLWLAFLALAHHRIRALAATSSPAALTPRHATAAVLCTVATAACAAALVL, from the coding sequence GTGAGCGGCGCGGTCGTGCCGGTGCGCGATCCGGGGCTGCAGCCCGAGCGGACCCGGCTGGCCTGGCGGCGGACGACGCTGGCGAGCACCGTGGCCGCCGTACTCGCGGTGAGGGCCTCGCTGCACGGCGGTGTGTCCGTGTCCGGGGTCGTCGTCTGCGCGCTGGCCTGCGGTCTGTGGCTGGCGTTCCTGGCGCTCGCCCACCACCGGATCCGCGCCCTCGCCGCCACGTCGAGCCCGGCGGCCCTCACCCCGCGGCACGCCACGGCGGCGGTCCTGTGCACGGTGGCCACGGCGGCGTGCGCCGCGGCGCTGGTGCTCTGA